The segment TTCCTTTTTTGCAATTTTCATAGAAAATTTAACAAAACCAAGAAAGAAAGGTCCTTCTAAAATCATAAAAAATAATAATAAAAGAGGATTATCTACTAATAACCATTTCGGAAATTTACTAAATATTATCTTATAAATATTAAAAATGCCAATATACCGAAAATGATTATTAACAAAAGAATACATGCTAGTTATATTAGTTAAAAAAATTCCTGTGAATAAGCAAAATATAATAGATGCTTCAATAGTAATTTTCCAATTTCCTTTCAATTTGTTTAAAGCTTTTTCTTTTAGTTCCCCAGAAACTAAAGTACCTGTATACAATAAAAACACCCCCCAATGTATACTCGTGATTATTTTAACATAAAATCAATATACATACAATTTATATAATTATATACAATCTTTAAATAATCGTAATCTATATCCGTTCATAGAGGTGTCACCTAATTTATTCATAAGTTTATAATTTGCAATAGCCCCAACTGCGGCTCCTATACCTGGAACTAGCTGAAGAGTTTTAGCCAAATCAATGTAATCTCTGTATTCTTGCTGAAATTTTCTCCAATTAAAATCATTTATATTTTCAGGAAGAGAAAGAACATATTCATCCCAATTCTTAATGTAACTATAAATTTCTAATCGCTTTTCTTTACAGGAAAAAGCTAATTGAAATACATAAAGTATATAAAGCCTTTCTTTGTAATCTGTAACATCAAAGCCATAAAAACTTGCAGTGTCAAATAGAAATTTAAATTTTAATGAAAGGAGTATTGGAAAATCTGCAAAACCTAAAAGAAATCCACCTGCACCAGTGCCGGCACCACTTAGTGCAGCGGTTTTTTTGTAAAAATCTAGTTTTTCTTGTACTTTTTTTCCCTTTCTTCTAGGGAGGCCTCTCTTAAAGGAGGAATTGCCTTGAATTTAGAACCAATTAAAACTACTTTAACCATGTTTTTTATAGTAGAAGTTATGATTTCATTGGCTTTTTCAGGAATGAAGCTATTCATTTTATCCTGTAGTCCTTTTGCTATATTAATATTAATTAAAGGTTTTTTACTGTTTTTTTGTCCCATATTTTTAATTCTTTTATAGCTTTTAATGTGTAATTGTACATAAAGCACCTCTCTTTATTAAAGAGTTTACCACAATATTTTAAAAAATGATGATAATATATGAAATTAAAGTTCTTTAAAATTAAAAGGTAAAAATATGATAAATAATATTGTTAGTAGAATTTATTTATGCATATTTAGATACTATGGGGGTATATATTATTTGGGGGTGTTAATATGTCTTTTTATTCAAAAGAAGCTTTGAAAATTTTACGTGATCCATCTCAATTTTCATGGTACGTAATTCCTTTATTTGTTTTAATTTTATATATGTATACCAAAGAGATTGGAAACAAAAATTGGAATGGAGTTTTTGCTGGAATTGCTTTTTGGTCTATGGATTTATTTAATGAAATTTGGAACGCTTTAGTATTTCATTTTACTGGCTATTCACCAGTATGGGGAGCTCCTAATAAAACAGCGTTTTTGATTTTAATTGGTCTTAATATTGAAATAAGCTTTATGTTTGCATTAGCTGGGTTAGGTTTTACCTTTACCCTACCAAAGGATAAGAATAAAAAAATTTGTGGTTTTAACAATAGACTTGTATATGCCACATTAGGGTCTATATTTTGCGTAATAATTGAATGTATTTTAAATAGCATTAATGTTTTAACTTGGGAGTATAGCTTTTGGAGCATTAAAGCACCATACCTTATATTTTTAATTGGGTATCTTCCATTTTTCTTAGTTTCATTTTGGGTTTACGATATGGAAAGCATAAAGAAAAAGTTTATTACTGTGTCTAGTATTTTAGGTTTTGATGTAATATGCCTTATTATATTTGCAGGAATATTAAAGTGGATATAAGTAGTTGGGGGTAGATATGTGGTTTATATTTTTATAAAATAACTTATAAATAAAGGATAAAAATATAATTTATAGAATTAGTAGATATTAATAAAACTATAAATTAGAGGCAGGTGGAATATAAATGGAAGAATTACAAACTAACATAGTAGCTCTTTCCAAGGTAGATATAAATGATGGAAAAGAGCTCTATGAATTTCTACTTTTGGATAATGAAGAAGTTTTAGTTTCATATAAATCTTTAAGAGATAGATTGATAATGACGGATAAAAGATTCATTGCTATAAATGTACAGGGGGTAACTGGAAAGAAAAAGGAGTTCTTAAACATTCCTTTTTCAAAAATAAGTATGTTTTCTTGTGAAAGTGCAGGGACTTTTGATTTAGATGCGGAATTAAAACTTTGGTGTTCTGGTGTTGGTAAAGTTGAATTTGAGTTCGTTAAAGGTACTAATATTAAAATGATTTTAAAAATATTAAGCGAAAGAATTTGCTAAAAAAATAAAGCAGCTATTATATTAAATATAACCTATAATAGCTGTATTATTTTTATGGATATTTCTTATAAAGAAATTGTTGGTTTAGGGGGATGTACTATGATAAATTTGCAATCACTAGTATTAGATTTGCCTGAGGATATTAAGAAATATGTACTATATGGAGATTTTTTAAGGGCGAATAAATTAATAGATGTATATGAAAAGAGAAATATTACAAAAGCTTTAGAAGAAAGATTAGAATATGAAAGGTATGTCATGAAAATTATAAAAAATCAGTACATATATACCTTTGACGAAGCTGTTAAAATGTGTAGTGAAAAATTAAAGGATTTTAAGGAAGAAGAGCTTTTCAAATTTATAGAAGACAGGTTAGCTGATTTTGTATACATTGATGGAAAAATTATGTTTTATAGAAGATTTTTAGATACAATTTTAGCAATTTGCCCTAATATAGATTCTAGATTAAAAGAGAATAAAAACATTGAAGAAGCTAAAAGGAAAAAAGAATTTTTAAAAATGTTACAAGGGAAATAATTGAAAAAGGACATAAAACTTATTTTATACATATTAAGACTGGAATAAAACTAAGTAAAGATGTAGTAAGAAAAGGTGAGAAAATAAGAGTACATTTGCCTATTCCAAAGCCTTGCATACAAATAAGTGATATAAATATAATTGCATCTAACCCAAAAGCAAAGTTTATAGCACCACAGGATTCCAATCAAAGAACTATTTATTTTGAAAAAGAAGTAAAAGGGGAAGAGGAGTTTACTGTAGAGTATTCTTATAAAAACTCCATAGAATATAACAAGTTAGAGCCAGGTAAAGCCGAAAAAGGTCAGCCAGATTTTTATACAGAAGAGTTACCACCACAAATTGTATTTACTCCTTATTTAAAAGATCTTGCAAAAAGTATTGTAGGCTCTGAGGTAAATCCTATAGTAAAGGCTAGAAAGATATACGATTATATAACTAAAAATGTTCAATATTCTTTTGTAAGACCCTATGCTAGTATTGTTAATATACCAGAGTATGCAGCGTACAATTTAAAAGGTGATTGCGGTGTACAAGCTCTTTTATTTATAACTTTATGTAGAATATGTAAAGTTCCCGCTAGATGGCAATCAGGACTTTATGTAAATCCTTATTCCATAGGTTGTCATGATTGGGCCCAGTTTTATATAGCACCTTACGGATGGGTTTTTGCAGATTTGTCCTTTGGGGGAAGTGCTTATAGAAATGGCAATCTTGAGAGGTGGAATTTTTATTTTGGTAATCTAGATCCTTTTAGAATGGTTGCTAATTCTGATTTTCAAGGAGATTTCACACCAAATAAAAACTTTTTAGAATTGACCCTTATGACAATCAGGTAGGTGAGGCAGAATATTTAGATAAACCTCTTGAAGCAAAGGATTTTGAGGTTATAAAAACTATAGTAGATATACATGAGGTAGAAGATTAGTAAAAATAAAGCTAGGGTTTTAAATACTTAAGAAAACATATTAAAGTAACAAGGAGTGGATAAAATTGAGAAATCCTGTAGCAGTTATTAAAATTAAAGATGGAAGAGAAATAAAATTAGAACTATTTCCAAAGGAAGCACCGGAAGCTGTGAAAAATTTTATTAGTCTAAGTAATAAAAAGTTTTTTAATGGGCTATATTTTTGGAGAGTTGAAAATGGTAAGCTTATACAAAGTGGCTGCCCGGACAATGACGGTGCAGGGGCTTTAGAGTACTGTATTAAAAGTGAATGTAAAAATAATGGCGTAAATAATAATTTGAAATTTAAAAGAGGCACTGTAGGACTTGGGAGATTTGAGTATAATACTGAAAACAGTGATTTTTATATTGTTTTAGTGGATACACCAAAGTTAGATGAGGAATATGTTGCTTTTGCAAGGGTAATTGAAGGTATGGAGGAAGTAGATAGAATTGGAAATGTAGAAACAATTGAGGATGGTTTTCTACATAGAGCTTTGGAAAAGGTGTATATTGAAGATGTAACTGTGGAAACCTTTGGAGTTAAGTATGGAGAGCCAGAAAAACTAAAGGGATTTACTAAAAAAGAAGTTGTAGCAAAAATGGAAGAAATTATGGAAGAACGTAGAAAAACAGGTTTTAAGGTAATATAAGGGTTAAGGAAATGCATAAATTAGAGCATTTCCTTAACTCTTTTTATTTCTTTTAAGTCTTCCCAAAATAAGGGTTTTTTGTTTGTATCTCTAAGTATAGCAGCAGGATGAAAGGTAGGCATTATGTATATTCCTTTTCGCTTTACCCATTTACCTCTGTCTCTTGTAATTTTAAATTCCTTACCTAATATATATTTAGTTGGAACAGCTCCAAGACAAATTATAATTTTAGGATTTATAAGAGCAACTTGATTTCTAAGATATTGTAAACAGGCAGCAGCTTCATCTTCCTTAGGGTTTCGGTTGTTTTCTGGCCTGCACTTACATATATTTGCCAAATAGTAGTCTTTCTCTCTGTGTAAATCTAAGGAATTAAGGGCTTTTTCTAGGAGCTTACCGGCTTTCCCTACAAAGGGAACTCCAGATGCAT is part of the Haloimpatiens sp. FM7315 genome and harbors:
- a CDS encoding uracil-DNA glycosylase, with translation MLQWKDLYEECSNCTSCRLSESRTNMVFGDGNYKSDLLFVGEAPGRDEDASGVPFVGKAGKLLEKALNSLDLHREKDYYLANICKCRPENNRNPKEDEAAACLQYLRNQVALINPKIIICLGAVPTKYILGKEFKITRDRGKWVKRKGIYIMPTFHPAAILRDTNKKPLFWEDLKEIKRVKEML
- a CDS encoding PH domain-containing protein, which codes for MEELQTNIVALSKVDINDGKELYEFLLLDNEEVLVSYKSLRDRLIMTDKRFIAINVQGVTGKKKEFLNIPFSKISMFSCESAGTFDLDAELKLWCSGVGKVEFEFVKGTNIKMILKILSERIC
- a CDS encoding transglutaminase-like domain-containing protein, producing the protein MPIPKPCIQISDINIIASNPKAKFIAPQDSNQRTIYFEKEVKGEEEFTVEYSYKNSIEYNKLEPGKAEKGQPDFYTEELPPQIVFTPYLKDLAKSIVGSEVNPIVKARKIYDYITKNVQYSFVRPYASIVNIPEYAAYNLKGDCGVQALLFITLCRICKVPARWQSGLYVNPYSIGCHDWAQFYIAPYGWVFADLSFGGSAYRNGNLERWNFYFGNLDPFRMVANSDFQGDFTPNKNFLELTLMTIR
- a CDS encoding peptidylprolyl isomerase, translating into MRNPVAVIKIKDGREIKLELFPKEAPEAVKNFISLSNKKFFNGLYFWRVENGKLIQSGCPDNDGAGALEYCIKSECKNNGVNNNLKFKRGTVGLGRFEYNTENSDFYIVLVDTPKLDEEYVAFARVIEGMEEVDRIGNVETIEDGFLHRALEKVYIEDVTVETFGVKYGEPEKLKGFTKKEVVAKMEEIMEERRKTGFKVI